One region of Fragaria vesca subsp. vesca linkage group LG4, FraVesHawaii_1.0, whole genome shotgun sequence genomic DNA includes:
- the LOC101299172 gene encoding serine/threonine-protein phosphatase PP1-like has protein sequence METAVLDSIIFRLLEVRGKPGKLVQLQESEIRQLCFVSKDIFLRQPNLLELDAPIKICGDIHGQYSDLLRLFEFGGPPSHSNYLFLGDYVDRGKQSLETICLLLAYKIKYPENFFLLRGNHECASINRIYGFFDECKRRFNVRLWKVFTDCFNCLPVAALIDEKILCMHGGLSPELKNLNQIKNLPRPADVPESGLLCDLLWSDPSKDIQGWGPNDRGVSFTFGAEKVTEFLRRHDLDLVCRAHQVVEDGYEFFANRQLVTIFSAPNYCGEFDNAGAMMSVDESLMCSFQILKPADKKKFVFGNRAAPKPVISWRNGVRISL, from the exons ATGGAAACTGCGGTTCTTGATTCTATAATCTTTAGGCTTCTTGAAGTTCGAGGGAAGCCAGGGAAGCTGGTGCAGCTTCAAGAGTCTGAGATTAGACAGCTCTGTTTTGTGTCTAAAGATATTTTCTTGAGGCAGCCTAATCTTCTCGAGCTTGATGCACCCATCAAGATTTGTG GTGATATTCATGGTCAGTATTCAGATCTTCTGAGGCTTTTTGAGTTTGGTGGACCACCTTCTCACTCCAACTACTTATTCTTGGGGGACTATGTAGATCGAGGAAAGCAAAGCCTAGAAACAATATGCCTTCTCCTTGCATATAAAATAAAGTACCCTGAGAATTTTTTCCTTCTGAGGGGCAACCACGAGTGTGCTTCAATTAACAGAATATATGGCTTTTTTGATGAGTGTAAACGGAGGTTCAATGTCAGACTCTGGAAAGTATTTACAGATTGCTTCAACTGCCTTCCTGTGGCAGCTCTCATTGATGAAAAAATACTCTGCATGCATGGTGGACTATCTCCTGAGTTAAAAAATCTAAATCAAATTAAGAACCTACCAAGACCTGCTGATGTTCCTGAAAGTGGTTTGCTATGTGATCTCCTCTGGTCTGATCCAAGCAAAGACATCCAAGGCTGGGGACCAAATGACAGGGGAGTTTCCTTTACCTTTGGTGCTGAGAAGGTGACAGAGTTTCTTCGGAGGCATGATCTAGACTTAGTTTGTCGAGCTCACCAG GTTGTAGAAGATGGATATGAGTTCTTTGCTAATAGGCAACTTGTAACCATATTTTCAGCTCCTAATTACTGTGGTGAGTTTGACAACGCTGGGGCCATGATGAGCGTGGATGAGTCTCTCATGTGTTCTTTCCAGATATTAAAGCCTGCTGATAAGAAGAAGTTTGTGTTTGGGAATAGAGCGGCACCTAAGCCAG TCATTTCTTGGAGGAATGGTGTAAGGATTTCATTGTGA